A single genomic interval of Gopherus evgoodei ecotype Sinaloan lineage chromosome 11, rGopEvg1_v1.p, whole genome shotgun sequence harbors:
- the MAIP1 gene encoding m-AAA protease-interacting protein 1, mitochondrial gives MALPSGLRRCPGPVRAFSAHLLAAPARPGWAGLGPAALTRARVPARFCASDERSRRRGPPGAGGGRSVVVVGIPNPFIWVRTRLYCFLIRAYFDQEFSVEEFTQGAKQAFALVSKLLSQCKLDLLEEFVSKEVLQVLLEKLPSLSENRRNALAADMDEIMYTTAGDVGIYYDDSGRKFVSILMRFWYLTSADLPDEAPDGTKVFQVVFGDETVKETKRLLTANYEFRREFTQGVKADWTITRIEHPKLLE, from the exons ATGGCGCTGCCCAGCGGGCTCCGGCGCTGCCCCGGGCCGGTCCGCGCCTTCTCCGCCCACCTTCTGGCGGCGCCTGCCAGACCTggctgggccgggctgggcccGGCTGCCCTGACCCGCGCCCGGGTCCCCGCGCGCTTCTGCGCCAGCGACGAGCGGAGCCGGCGGCGGGGTCCGCCGGGGGCGGGCGGCGGCCGGagcgtggtggtggtggggatccCCAACCCCTTCATCTGGGTCCGCACCAGGCTCTACTGCTTCCTCATCCGGGCCTACTTCGACCAGGAGTTCAGCGTCGAGGAGTTCACCCAGGGGGCCAAGCAG GCCTTTGCTCTTGTTTCAAAGCTGTTGTCTCAATGTAAACTTGATCTGTTGGAGGAATTCGTATCAAAAGAG GTACTTCAAGTGTTGTTGGAGAAGCTTCCTTCGTTGTCTGAAAACCGCAGGAATGCCCTGGCTGCTGACATGGATGAAATAATGTATACAACAGCAGGAGATGTTGGCATTTACTATGATGACAGTG GAAGGAAGTTTGTTAGTATCCTGATGCGCTTCTGGTATCTaaccagcgctgatcttcctgatGAAGCTCCAGATGGAACCAAAGTTTTCCAGGTTGTATTTGGAGATGAAACTGTGAAAGAAACTAAACGTCTTCTAACAGCAAACTATGA GTTCCGAAGGGAATTTACACAAGGAGTGAAGGCAGACTGGACTATTACACGGATTGAGCATCCAAAGCTATTAGAATAA